From a single Sebastes umbrosus isolate fSebUmb1 chromosome 17, fSebUmb1.pri, whole genome shotgun sequence genomic region:
- the ccni2 gene encoding cyclin-I encodes MHLSLKRYPAFIIKEVRLFESKKQKQRREKCFCSSSNCAKRLQQLQLHYPACILKRCVCPGCSLACAVVAMKNPGAAESRRLVGLLEAALVREARLWKVPIFKNGCIQGVDISSSQYQEMILWLGEMNRLFHFCPETFALGVCVLNRLLSTVKAQPKYLRCIAFTSLVLAAKINEEDEVIGSVQDLVVQSGCSFSTAEILRMERIILDKLHWDLYTATPVDFIHIVSQQRDKQT; translated from the exons ATGCACCTGTCGTTGAAGAGATATCCTGCTTTTATAATCAAAGAGGTAAGACTGTTtgaaagcaaaaagcaaaaacaaagaagagagaaatgcttttgcagcagcagcaactgtgcaaagaggctgcagcagctgcagctccaTTATCCCGCCTGCATCCTGAAACG GTGTGTGTGCCCTGGGTGCAGCCTGGCCTGTGCTGTAGTGGCGATGAAGAACCCAGGAGCCGCAGAGAGCCGTCGGTTGGTCGGCCTGCTGGAGGCCGCTCTGGTCCGGGAGGCTCGCCTCTGGAAGGTACCCATCTTCAAGAATGGTTGCATCCAG GGTGTTGACATCTCTTCATCCCAATACCAAGAAATGATTCTCTGGCTCGGAGAGATGAACCGGCTGTTCCATTTCTGTCCAGAGACCTTTGCACTGGGAGTGTGTGTCCTCAACCGACTGCTGTCCACTGTCAAG GCCCAACCAAAATACCTGAGATGCATAGCTTTTACCTCACTGGTCTTGGCTGCCAAAATCAATGAGGAAGATGAG GTAATAGGTTCTGTTCAAGACCTGGTTGTGCAGAGCGGATGCAGCTTTTCAACAGCGGAGATTCTTCGCATGGAGAGGATCATTCTAGACAAGCTGCACTGGGACTTGTACACCGCGACGCCAGTCGACTTCATTCACATAGTAAGTCAGCAGAGAGACAAGCAAACATGA